Proteins encoded in a region of the Anopheles ziemanni chromosome 2, idAnoZiCoDA_A2_x.2, whole genome shotgun sequence genome:
- the LOC131294422 gene encoding RNA-binding protein NOB1-like, with amino-acid sequence MGETSESGQKTKFEHLVVDTSVFIKNVQVQNIAENCYTVEGVIREIKHDRQLKALAVLPYNLKVLVPDPDALAKVCAFTKKTGDFATLSLVDLEVIALTYELEARHVGVEHLQKEPKLAITLIQPNDTLSLLSKVETAGFYKSKQASPEQLNNEPSQEDSSNEEDDSGDGKNEYSEDDDEGWITPANIVQAKRGCGMNYLEEMPSSVACITSDYAIQNVLKQLGLKLATVDGQVITQTRTYILRCYACFKTTPDATKVFCPRCGNQTLKKVAVSLDTNGQQVIHINNRRPLTAKNKNRPVAKFAGGKYATNPLLYEDQPLPQQRISAKARSKTDTLAEDYTAGFSPFVMRDVNSRSAVLRGSTNLKQRIGNLEYDNKRRGYKK; translated from the coding sequence ATGGGTGAAACAAGCGAATCcggccaaaaaacaaaatttgagcATTTGGTTGTCGACACGTCGGTATTCATCAAGAATGTCCAGGTGCAAAACATCGCCGAAAACTGCTACACGGTGGAAGGCGTGATACGCGAAATCAAGCATGACAGACAGTTGAAGGCACTAGCGGTGCTACCCTACAACCTTAAGGTGCTGGTGCCCGATCCGGACGCGCTGGCAAAAGTTTGCGCGTTCACAAAGAAAACCGGAGACTTTGCCACGCTGTCACTCGTCGATTTGGAAGTGATCGCGCTGACATACGAACTAGAGGCCAGACACGTTGGAGTGGAGCATCTGCAAAAGGAACCAAAGCTGGCCATCACGCTAATCCAGCCGAACGACACGCTCTCCCTGCTGAGTAAGGTAGAAACGGCGGGGTTCTACAAATCGAAGCAGGCGAGCCCAGAGCAACTCAACAACGAACCGTCTCAAGAAGATTCGTCCAATGAAGAGGACGATAGTGGCGATGGCAAAAATGAGTACAGTGAGGATGACGACGAAGGCTGGATTACGCCAGCCAACATTGTGCAGGCAAAGCGTGGTTGTGGCATGAACTACCTGGAGGAGATGCCGTCGTCCGTCGCTTGCATAACGTCAGACTACGCCATACAGAACGTGCTGAAGCAGCTAGGGCTAAAGCTAGCGACGGTGGATGGCCAGGTCATCACCCAGACACGCACCTACATCCTGCGCTGCTACGCGTGCTTCAAGACGACGCCGGACGCCACGAAGGTGTTCTGTCCGCGTTGCGGCAACCAGACGCTGAAGAAGGTCGCCGTTAGCCTGGACACGAACGGTCAGCAGGTCATACACATCAACAACCGCCGGCCGCTGACGGCAAAGAACAAGAATCGACCGGTGGCCAAGTTCGCCGGCGGCAAGTACGCCACCAACCCACTGCTGTACGAGGACCAACCGCTTCCGCAGCAGCGTATCTCAGCCAAGGCACGCAGCAAGACGGATACACTGGCCGAAGACTACACCGCCGGGTTCTCGCCGTTCGTGATGCGCGACGTGAACTCACGCTCGGCGGTGCTGCGCGGTTCCACCAACCTCAAGCAGCGGATTGGAAACCTCGAATATGATAACAAACGGCGCGGCTATAAGAAGTGA